From Acidobacteriota bacterium:
AAAATTCAAAATTGAGAATTCAAAATTGTCTGAGCCTGTCCCAGAAGTCGAGATCGTGGGCGGCGAAGAGTTCCGGCAGACGGTGAATTGGCAGGCCGACAACGGTGTGCGGTGAACCGTCGACACCGGCCACCAGAAGCCCGCCCAATCCCTGGACCGCGTAGGCGCCGGCCTTGTCCGCCGGCTCACCGGTGGCCGCGTACCATCGAATCATTTCATCGGAAAGATCGACGAATCGCACATGAGCGGAATCAACGATTCCGTGGCACCGACGGTCGAAGACAAGCGCCAGCGCCGTATGCACCTGATGGGTTCTACCGGACAACCGTTGCAGCATACGTGCCGCGTCCTCGTCGGATTCCGGTTTCCCCACGATCTGGTCGTCGATATCGACCACCGTATCCGCCGCGAGAATCAGCTGGTCCGGGCGACGTTCTGCGACCTCGAATGCCTTCTCCCGAGCTGCGCGGGAGGCATATGCGATCGGTGCTTCGCCTCCATGCGGAGTCTCATCGGTTTCGGCAGGGACAACCTCGAAGTCGATGCCGAGCATCTCGAGAAGGCGACGGCGACGGGGTGAGCCGCTGGCCAGGACGATGGCGGAAGCAGTCATTTGTTGGATGTTGCCCGTTGACGGGTTGTCATTCCGCACGGGTCCGCGGCTTGACGACAACCACAGACTCGGATCGGTCCAGAATCTGGACGATCGCTCCGACCGGAATCGGACGAGATTGGTCGGTCCGGGCGGCCATCTTGACCTGAGCTCCCTCGAGCGAGAGTTCGACCTGCCCGTACCCTTTTGCCGGTATCTCTCGGACAACGCGCACCTGGTTCAACTCACCGTTGAGCTGCTCCGAAGGATCGCAGATTTTGAACAGCCAGGACCTCAAGGCGAAGATCCCGATCGCTCCGGCAATCGCGCCGATCGTCATCACCTTTGCAGGAGCCAGGGGAGTCACACCGTGAACCGCAAGCGAAACAAAACCGAAGACGGTCAGGAACGAAGCCAGGACATCGGCGGCTGGGAAACGCAGGCCCTCGATGTGCTCATGGGACGGCACGACGACGTGGTCACATAGTTCGGTGGGGTGGAGTAGGCGCCGAGCAAAGCCGGTGACGAGGGAGAGAGTGAACCCGCCGAGAAAAATGAGCAAATAAGCAAATCCCCAGGTCACTGAGGCATTATAGCCCGCGAAATCGGAATTCGGAATTCGGAATTCGGAATGGTGATCTTGGAGTTCCGGCGCGCCCTCAAAGCAATCGATGCCGGGGGTCAGGAGTCGAGAATCGAGAGTCGTTCGGGGATGAACGGGACGAAATCGGGCGGTGGAAGACAGATGACGCGAAGCGTGTCACCAGTTTTTGGGTGGGGGAAGTTGAGTGCCGCTGCGTGCAGAAGCGGTCGGCCTGCCTGCCCGGCTCGGTTCGAGCCGTACAACCGGTCGCCGAGCACCGGATGGCCGGCGTCGGCAAGGTGAACCCTGACCTGGTGGGTGCGTCCGGTGACCAGCCGGCATCCAACCAGACAAAGGTCTTCTTCGAGCGCGGCCAGAACTTCAACCTCGGTACGTGCCGGTTTGCCACGTTCGTGACATCGAAATCGCCACCGGTGATTCGGATCGCGAGCGATGGCGCGGTCGAGCGCGAAGGACACTTCATCTGGGTGCCCTTCAACGACGGCAATGTAATAGCGCTCGACCTGGTGGTCGGCCCATGCCCGGGAGATTTTCGGCAGGGCATCCGGGCGTCGAGCGAAGAGCACGGCGCCGCTCGTCTGGCGATCGAGGCGGTGGACCATTCGCAAGAATGGCTTCGCGCCTTCACGGTGAGCGAGAAAAAGCAGCACCTGCTCGTCGAAGGCGGGTGGATCGTCCGGGGACTCGCGCTCGGCCGGCTGTGAGAGAACCCCCGGCGGTTTGTCGGCAACCAGGATCCACCGATCAACGTGCAGTATCTCCACCGTCGGACAGGCCGATGATGGGTCCGGATCGAAATCGGGTTCGGGATGGAAGATGTCGATGACGTCGCCGGTCTCCAGTGCCCGTGATTGAACTCGGACCACCTCTCCGTTTCGCGCCACCAGGCCGTCCGCAATCAGCCGTCTGCTGGCACGGCGACTGAGATCGGTGACCGCTGCGAGGAAAACGTCGAGGCGCTCCCCGTTTCGAGCTGAGGTCACGAGAAGCCGGGTCGAACCGGCGGACGTCCGGCTCACATTGCCGGTTTTTCGACTTTGGTGGCAGGCAGCGCGCGATTCCTCGCCCATGAGCGAATCGCCTTGAGCTGCTCTTCCATGGTGCGCGAGAGCGGAATGATCTTGCCGAAGGCCGCCAGCAGGTCATTCTGAGTGACCTCGCTGCCACGCGCGTGGGCCGTGATGACCGCGGACTTTACGGCCTGTTCGATCTCCGCACCGTTCCACGTCCGCGTGGCCGAGGCGAGCAGAATCAGGTCATAGGTGGCGGGGTCGAGCCCGTTCCTGGCGAGGTGGATCGATAGAATTTCCTTGCGTTCCTCGTCGTTGGGCAGGTCGACGAAAAAGACCTGGTCGAAGCGGCCCTTGCGCAGGATCTCGGCCGGCAGAAGGTTGATGCGATTGGCCGTCGCGGCTACGAAGACGTCCGACCGATGTTCCTGCATCCAGGTCAGAAAGGTCGAGAAGATCCGCGTGTTGGAGCCTGTCTCGCCCTCGTGATAACCCGCGATGCCCATCTCGATCTCGTCGATCCACAGTACCGCTGGTGCCACGCTCTCCACCGCTTCGAGTGCGCGGTGAAAAATCCACTCCGCCGAACCCTGGACGCCGGCGAAGACGAGATTCATGTCGAGCCGGAACAACGGCAGCTTCCACTCACGGGCGATGATCTTGACCGCCAAGCTCTTGCCGCAGCCCGAGATGCCCATCAGCAGGACGCCCCTCGGTCTGGGGAGGTTCTGTCGCCGGGAGTCAGGGTCGAAAAGGCTGCCCCGTTCCCCGACCCATTCCTTGAGCTGATCGAGACCGCCGAGCTTGGCCAGCGATGCGTCCGGGGGCACGAACTCGAGGATCCCCTCCTTGCGGGTAATCTGCTCCTTTTCTTCGAGCACTGCGGAGAAGAAGTCTTCGTCGAGCGCTTCGTGCCGGTCGAGCAGACGCCGCAAGAGGTGCTCCACCTCGGTCAGGGACATCCCCTTGAGAGAGCCGACCAGGCGATCGATGTCCGGTTTGTCGGCCGTCTTGCCGTCGAGGAGGGAGGAAACGAGCGTCTTCAGCTCTCCTTCGTCGGGGAACATGGATATGACGACGTAGGTCAAGGGCTTGATGGATTCCGGCAACGCGGCGTCCTGCTGGAGCATGAACAGGAATCTGTCGGTGTTGCGGATTTTCATCGCAGTGTCGCGCAACGCACGGCGGAGGTGCTTGTCCTGGTTGACGCTTTCGAAGTCCTTGAGAAGGTACAGGCCCTTCGGCCCGTCGGCAGCGATCCACTCGAGGGCCTTCATGGGGTCCCGGTAAACGTCGGATCCGTTGTCGAGGAAGCCATCGACGCAGTTCCAGACAATGACCGGCAGTGGTTCCGGTTTGGCGGCTGAAGCGAAACGACGCAAAAGCCTCTCTTGCCGGTCCTCCTCCGGGCTTACGAGGAGGGTGATCGGATAGGCGGATGACAACGCGGTACGAATCTGCTCGAGGGTGTTGAGCATGACAGACTCATTGTATCAATCGTCGTGGCGAGCCCGGTTGTCGCGAGGTTCCGAACCCGAGTCCCTTCGCGTGACGCTCAGGAGGTCCGTGAGTTCCTGCCCATCCGGGTGAGGGAACTCCCGGCGCGGCGCATCACACGGGCGGTGCGCGGCTGCCACACCTGGCGCGAGTTCCAGAGAATCAGCGTCGTGACGACCGCAAGTATGGCCACCGCCGCCCACAAGCCGAAGAAATGCCCGGCGTCAGTCGTTGCCGCCAATCTGCCGACATCGCCCGCGAAGAACCAGCCAAGGCCCGACCAGACCGAGAGGTGGATCACCAGGGCCGCCGCGTCGATGACTGCGAACCTGGGCCACGGGATGCGGACCACGCCGCACCCTGCGAGCCATGCGCCGCGACCGAGTGGGAGAACCCGCGCCGGTACCAATCCGAGAAGTGCAGTCGGGTTCGAGGAAAGCCGATCGGTGACCGCTGCGAGGCTTCTCTCGATCCTCGGAAAGCGTCCGAGTCTGGGGCGCAGCCAGCGACCGCCCAGGTAGACCGCCTGGTCGGTGACGAAATGGCTGAGCAGGACTGCACCGAGGATCATCGCCGAAGTGCCGGCGGATGGACTGCTGGCGGCCAACACGCCGATGGCGACCATGAAGAGCTCTTCAGGTATCCAGTGCCCGACGATCCGGATCACCGGTGGCAGGGCGAGAGCCAACAGAATCGCGTGGGGTGCAAGGGTGGTGATGAGATCGGCGAGATTCGGCACGACGAGATTGAGTATATCCGATGGAGACGTATCCGTCACTCCGCCAGGTCACCGCTCGGTCGACGACCTCGGTGGCCCGGTGCCGACGAGGCGTCGAGCAACGCGCGGGAATAGGGGTGTACGGGTGAGTTCAGGATGTCGCTGGTGCGGCCGACCTCGACAAAGGACCCGTCACGCATCACCGCGAGCCGTTCGCACGCATGGCGAACAACCCCGATATCGTGGGAAATCAGGACGATTGCCAACTCGTGCCTCGACCTCAGATCTGCGATCAGGTCGAGGATCTGCGCCTGAACAGATACGTCGAGCGAGGAGACCGGTTCGTCGAGAATCAGAAGCTCGGGCTCGGTTGCGAGCGCGCGGGCAAACGCGATCCGCTGTCGCTCCCCACCCGAGAAAGCCCTCGGCAGCCGATCCGAAACGTCCGGCGGCAGACCGACCTGGGCGAGTAGGTCCGCGACCCTGGCGCGGCGATCCGTCGCGCTGCCGATGCCGTGTGCTGCCAAAGGTTCGGCGACGATGGTGGCGACGGTCAGGCAGGGATCGAGGGACATGCCGGGATCCTGGAATACGGCCTGGAACCGCCGCCTGAGCGGACGGATGCGGGATTCCGCCACGTCGCTGATGAGTTGGCCGTCGAAACGCACGGTGCCCCTATCCGGCACCTCGAGAGCGAGTAGGAGCCGGGCGAGGGTTGATTTTCCGGATCCCGACTCGCCGACGATCCCGAGGCTCTCTCTCCGTTCGAGCATGAAGCTGACATCGTCCACCGCCATGACCGTGCGTCTACCGGCGCCTTTCTTGCCGCGGCGTTGATACTGGCGGCACAGACCGTCGGCGACGAGAAGGGGATCAGGAGGAGCCATCCTCGGACTTTCTCCCGGACGTGACCACCGGGCAGCGCACCCGACGCCCCTGGCCGAGGTCCTCAAGATCAGGTTCGAGGTCTCTGCAAGAGTCGGTCGCAAGGTCACAGCGATCGGCAAACCGGCATCCCCGGTGCGAGATCGAACGCTCGAGGAAACCATGAATCGGGGACGCGGCGCTGTCGATCTGACCGCTGCCCGGGGTCGAAGCAAGGAGCATTTTCGTGTAGGGATGGAGTGGTTCGGAAAACACCGATTCCGCAGGACCTTCCTCGACGATCCGGCCGGCGAACATCACCGCGATTCGATCGACGAGACTGGCGACGACTGCGAGATCGTGGCTGATCACGAGGAGCCCCATACCCCTTTCGGTGACCACCCGGTCGAGGAGCTCGATAACCTGCGACCTGGTCAGTGAATCGAGAGCGGAGGTGGGCTCGTCGGCAATCAGGAGGCGGGGCTTTCCGGCCAGGGCCAGGGCGACCATGACGCGCTGCGCCTGGCCTCCGGAGAGCTGATGGGGATAGGCTCGGAAAATCTCCTCCGGTGCGTCAATCGCCGCGGCGCCCAGCAACGAGAGCGATACTCGAGCTGCGTCCGCCCGTCCGAGATGGCGGTGGACGGCGACTGTCTCGGCGATCTGAAATCCTGTCGTGAAAACGGGATTGAGGCTTTCGGCCGGTTCCTGGAGAATCGTTCCGATGACGCGACCGCGCAGTTGCAAGAGATCGGAGCCCGACATCTCGGAGACTTCGACGCCGGCAACGCGCACCGATCCCCCTGTGACACGTCCCGGTTCGGGGACCAGTCCAATGATCGCGAGAGAGGTGAGGCTCTTACCGCTGCCTGATTCGCCGACTACGCCAACACGCTCCCGGGCGCCCACTCTCAGAGTCAATCCCTCGACCGCGTGGCGCCAGTCACCGCGAGAACTCGGAAAACTGATTGTCAGATCTTCGATTTCGATCGAGGGCTCAGCGTTCATGGCGCATGAGCTCCATCGTTGCGGTTTCGTTTTCGAGGGAAGCCCAGAGCGTCGTCATCTCCGGCGGCCGGCCCCAACAATGGAGGACAGCATCAGCCGGGTCGAGATCGCCGTTGCCGTCATCCTCCAGTAACACGCGCCAGCGATCGCCTTCGACCAGCAGATCGCCCGGGTTCACCTCGGTGCCCCAGTGCAGTGTGCCTCCCCTGGAGGTCACCTTGTCCGTTGTGACTTCGAGCCTCCCGAGCGAGGCCAGATCGGCCGGATCGAGATCCGGGCTCCCGCTGACCGCAACCGAGGCAAGCGTCCGGGAGGATACGACCAGCCTCTCGGATACGAGATCGGTAAATGGCCGGCCAAATGCCGCGACAGTGACGTCATTCCAGGGTCCGGTTTCGCTTCTCGGTTCGAAGCCTGGAAGGCGGAAAAGCTCTCCAACCGACCCATCGATTCCGTCACCGAGGTCCGCAGAGTGATAGATGGAAGGAAATTTCGGGTCGAAAATGGCGTCGCTGCCGAGCGTGGTAACGGCTTGCAGCGGCCGCACGTCGTCCTCGGCTTCCACCAGCTCGACTCTCGCATACAGTCTCACGGTGCCGGCGATGTCTTGTTCGGGGACCTGTTGCGGGCCGACGTGGTCGTCATTGTGGGCTTCCGGCAGTCTCTCTGCGAGCAGACCTCGCCCCATCTCGGGCGCCAGGAAGGTCCTGTACTCGAGGCGCTCACGGGCGTTTTCTGCGGTGAGGGCGCCGCCAAGATTTGCACACTCGACGGAGAACCAGAACACCCGCAATGAGCGCCCGGCCTCGGGCCACGTGCCCGATCTCTCGTGGTCTGTGTTCCGACCGTCGATTACCAGCCGTTCGATCGGCGACATCCAGCGACCATCCTCACCTCGGCGACCGAACCGGAGGGCCACGGCGGCCTCGACCGATTCGCCGGCTGGAATGTGGCGCTCCCCTTCCCGAAAGACTGGGTCGGCGGCGCTGGCGGTGACCACGCGGGCCTCGATCAAAAGCGGCCTCCTCTGCTCGCGAAGGTGAGCCAACAAAAAGGGAATCGCGATCAGAGCGACGAGGACACCGAATATGACGACCGGGAGTTTCGAGTCGGATGCCATTGGCCGATTGTAGCGTGAACACGTCCAGGGTCTGGCCGATGGTCTATGATCCGAACGACATGAGACAGGTGGTCCGAAACGCTTTCTGGCTCGGTATTGGCGAGGCAGCCGTCAAAGGCGGCCTGGTTCTGGCGACGGTGCTGATTGCGCGGACCAACGGGCCGGCCGGTGTCGGCACCTTTTCGGTGGCGTACTCGGCAGCGATGACCACCATCCTGATCCTCGCGATCGGGCAGCAGGAGGTTTTGATCCGCGAGGTGGCGCGCTCGCCGGGTGGTGCGCGTGGACTGTTGTCAGTCGCGCAGGTGGTGCAGAGCCGGCTTGCGTGGTGGTTCGTTCCCGCGGCGGCCGTTGCCGCCCTGCTGGTGGGAAATCGGGAGCTTCGGCTGGCCCTGCTCGCGTTCCTGCCCTACGCGCTTCTGCGCACCGCCACTGTTACAATCGGCGCTGCCTTCAAGGGCCTCGACCGAATGGACGTCGAGGTCCGCGCGCGTGGCGTCGAGGTCGGAATCGCGTTGGCCCTGATCGCGGTCGGCGCCGCCGCGGGTTGGCCGGCATGGACGGCAGGCATCGCGTTTTCGATCGGCTCGGCGATCGGTCTCGTGTGGCTTTTCACCCGATCGACGGATTTGGCGGATGCCGGGTCTGCCGTCGCCGCGACAACACTGTTGCGCGAGGGGCTGCCATTCATGCTACTGGCGGTGGTGAGCCAGCTCGTGACCCATTCTGACCGGTTTCTTTTGGCTGGGCTCGGCGTTCAAACCGCAGAGATCGGGTTGTGGGGTGCGGCCGGGACCATCGCCTGGGCGCTGCTGGCGATTCCCCAGCTGGTGGCGCTGGCGGCCTACCCGAGCCTTTCGAGGATGGCGGAAGGCGGCCACCTTCCGCGTCGTCCCGGTTTGGCTGCCAGCATGGCGGGAGCGACCGCAGGTCTGGTGTGCGCCTTCGTTTTGCGATGGGTCGCCGAGCCTCTGGTCATGGTCAGTTTCGGCCGCGAATTCGCGCTCGCCGTGCCCCTCCTGCAGCGACTGGCGTGGGCTTTGCCGGGGGCCTTCGCCCTGATGTCGATGGGATCCGTCTTTGCAGCCTGGCGCCGCCAGAGAGTGTCGCTCTGGAACATGGTGGGAGCGTTGGCGCTGTCGGTTGGCCTCAACCTGAGCTGGATCCCGTCGAAGGGTGTAGTTGCCCCGTCGCTGGTCGCCCCGATCGTGTACACGCTTGCTGCGGTTGTAGCGAGCGCCATTCTCGTTAAATTGTCGCCGGGGCAGCTCGCGACGGACTGACGATCACACGAAAGCGGAACGCGGCTGGTCTCGGCTCAGGTCGAAATCTGTTGGCGCTCGGTCGAAACGTCGGAAGTCGGCATGGCGCTTTGTTTTAGGGAATTTGCGCAGGCTTCTGTTTCGGCCCGCCACTCGGCTCTGTGTTCTTTCGGGACCAACGGTGCAGCCAACCTCCGACCGAAGACCCGGAGTCTTCCGCCCACCAGCAGAGCTCGACGTGACGGGCTCGCGACCGAAGCCTGCACGCGGCTGTCGGTGTGTTGGAGGAGATCATTCCATAGAAGCTGGTAGTCGTTCTGCTTGGTTCCGGAGTTGCCGTCTGCCGCCGGTCGGGCAGAATAAACGGCCGAAAACCCCGGGCTCACGCGCACCTTCCATCCCGCTTCTCTCGCCTTGAGGCAGAGCCCGATGCATTGGTTGCGCAATGGATCGCCGGCCGAAAACGGTCCGATCTCTTCCCAGAGCGACCGTCGGATGACGACAACCGCGCCGGAAAGCCAGTCGACCTCGACGCCACGGTGACTGAAGTGGTTGCGGAGCCATCTCCAGGGTTTCAAGCGTTCAGTGATCGGCAGGATCCCTGACGCATAGGCAAAACACTGCAGCGGGCTCGGCAGGTGGCCGCCGCTCCATCGCGGCTCACCGTCGGGATGCCTCAGTGCTGCTCCGGCAACACCGAGATCGCGCTCTTGCGAAAATGCCTCGAGGATGGCCACGGTCGAAGATGGATCGACCTCGGTGTTCGTGTCGAGCAGAAAGAGCAGGTCGCCCGATGCGCGGGCCATGCCGTGATTCGCGGCGGCGGCGAAACCGTGGGTAGCCGGAAGTCGAACCACAACATGCCTGGGATACTTCCTCAGAACCGAATGGGCGGTATTGTCGGCGCTTCCATCGTCGATGACGATGACCTCATCCGGTTGCGGATTGCAGAGCCACAATGCGGCCAGGCACCGCAACGTTTGTTCGCGGTTCTTGTATGTGGGGATTACCACCGAGATGCTGAGGTTCGTTTCCATGCCGTGAATTCATCCTACCAAGGGTTTGCTCCGCAGCACAGGGCGCCTCACTCCTTTTGTGTTTTCTATCACAGCGGCGGGCGGAGGGACGGTGCGGCCGCCGCGCCCGACCCGGATCGGGAAAATTCGACAAAAAAACGGCCCTGGTGAATCCGCCGGGGCCGTTTTCGGTTGATGATTCGATCAGAAGGTGTCGGAGTCGCCGTATGACCCGCCCCCGGAGCTCGGTTTCTTCCGGTCCCTGATGGCTGCGACGATGAGATAGATGCCGAGCAGGAGGACGGGAACGGGCCACCAGTCCAGAATCCAGTCCATGTCGAAGAGATCCAGCTTGTCGGCCAACACGATCCCGGCAACGACTGCGAGAAACACACCGAACATCAGGCGCCCCTGGTTGTCGGAGCGAGGCGCCGGGGTATCCCGATCCATCGCGCGCAGGTTGAAGAACTGGGCCTCGCGATAGGAATCGAAGATACCGAAGAAGTAAACGAAGGCGATCAAAAACGAAAATGGCCAGTATCCGTTGATGATCATCAGAACGCACACTGCGATCGTGGCCCAGATCATGAACGCCCGCTCGTAGGCCCAGACGTACAGGTGTCCCAGGCCCGGCAAAAAGATGGACAGAATCGCAGCGAGCGGCGGTGATTTTGGCAGATCGGGCCCCGGATCGTAGACGGGCACGGGCGCGCGCTCGATCGGCTCAGGTGCGGGCGGTTCTTCTCCAGGAGGCGGAGGGAGTGGCGGAGTCGGCTTGTGTGGAGCTTCGGCTGCGTCGTTTTCGATCGATTCGTTGAAGTCGTCGGTCATGAGATGTCTCCTCGCCCGTCATCGGGGCTCTCATTCGTTGTCTCCTCTGGCGCATCGTCTCGATCCAGAAAGCCGCGCAGGGCTTCGACCTTTCTCTCACCCCACTTCCACGCCCGCCACAGGATGATGCGGGCTTCTCCCCGCCCGGTTTCGGCGACTGAGTTCACCTCGGTGCCGACCGCGTCGGCAACACGGCTGACAGCTTCGCCCGCTCCGCTGCGTGCGAGCGTGACCGGGTTGCCGATGATCAGCGAGGTCAACACGGCGAGTAAATAGGCGGCCGCAGTCGCCATCCGCCGGTTCAGAATAGGACGCACCTCGGCCGGTTTCTCGCGAGCGGCGATGCATCTCTTGAGGAGGTATTGCGATGGCTCGATCGCGCCGCAGACCTGGTGGACCAGGGTCATGTCCTGCCACGTGCGACGGCACGAAGGGCAGGCCTCGAGGTGGGTGAGGAGGCGCTCGAGATTGTGCTGCGAAATCTCACGGTCGATCGCCTGGAAGAGCAGGCCCAGCCATCTCGTACACGGCGACGAGGCCAGATCCGACATCAGCTGGTCGGGTGGCTCCAGATTTCCGAGCGATGAGCCCACCTCGACGATGCCCTGCATGGTCTCGAGAATGCCCGCGCAGTCCTCGCATTCGGCTACGTGCTCGCGCACCGCCTGCACCTGCTTCTGCTCGAGATCTCCCTCGAGATAGAGGCTGAAAAGGTCGCGGATCTCGGTGCAGCCGGGCATTACGCGCTCCCCTCGACCATCTGGCCTCCAGGGGGAACCACACGAATCTGGGTCCGGCGTCGAACCGAGGTGGCGAGCTCGAGGCGAGCGCGGTTGAGGCGTGATTTGACGGTGCCCAGCGGGAGTTCGGTCGCTTCCGAGATTTCGTTGTAGGAGAGGCCGGCGAAATCCCGCATCAGAATCAAGGTCGCCAGCTCCTCCGGGATCTGGCGAAGACTGGTCGCAATCAGGCGGAGGCGCTGCCTCCTTTCAGTCTGCTCGTGTGGATCCTCGGAGCCCGGAAGATGGTCGATGATCTCCGAATCGAGCCAGGCCGCCTCACGCTCCCTTCGGCTGCGGCGGTAGGAATCGATGATCAGGTTCTTGGCCACCCGCCACGCCCACGCCATGAAGTTCGAACCGGGCTTGTATCTGTGGAGGTTTTCCCACAACTTGAAATACACCTCCTGGCAGAGCTCTTCGGCCTCCGCGGCCGATGGCGCATAGCTGGCGCACAGACGATAAATGGGGCGCAGGGTGGTGCTCACCAGCGCGCTCCATGCGTCCTCGTCGCCCTCGCGACAGCGCTCGACCGTGGTCTCCAGCTCGGCCATATCCATTCTCAACCCCTACAAACGGAGAGAGCACGGTAAAGGTTCGCGACAATTCGACGGAAATGCCATGAGGGAATGATACGCCACCTTCGGGATGTTGAGGATGGCGGACGGAGGCGTGATGACCGAAATCGAGTGGCCGACAGGGAGCGTCGAGGATCGTGTGGCATTTGCCGTCGAAGAGGTCCGCCCGGCCGTCAAGGCAGACGGCGGTGATGTCGCCCTTCGGCGGATCGATGGATCGACGGTGACCGTGAGCCTGATGGGTGCGTGCCGCGGTTGTGCGATGGCCCAATCGACCCTGACCGATTTCGTGGCTGAGAGAATCAAGCTCTATGCGCCCGAGATCACCGATGTCGTCGCAGAGTGAATGCTCGATTTTCAGTTCTCGGCGGTGACGCCCGGCCTGACGGCAGGAGACAGGGCCAGCGCCCCGTACATTGAAAATCGAGAGTTGAGAACTGAGGACGGACTATCGGGATCCGTCGCCGTTTTCCCGGCAGGCCGGGCAACGACCGCCGAAGAGGATCTCCTGGTCTTCAACCTCGCAACCAACCAGATCCTTCAGCGTTCGCCACTCGATTGCCTTGATGCCGCGGACGTCGATGATCTGATCACAGTTCATGCAGATGAAATGGGCGTGACTCGACATGTCTGCGTCGAAACGGGCTCGCCGGTCGTTTCCGTAGAGCTCGCGCACCAGACCCTCATCCTTGAGGACGCCGAGGTTTCTGTAGACGGTCCCCAGGGACACCTTCGGTAGCTTCCGCCGGACCTTCTCGAAAATCCAGTCGGCGGTCGGGTGGCTCTTGGTGTCCTTGACCGTATCGTAGACGACCCGCCGCTGTTTGGTTTCTCGAGTCCGCAGTCCTTTTTTCATTGGCTTCCCCCCAAGGTGCTCGAAAGCACAGCCACGCTCTATCGAGAATTATTACCACAGCCGTGCAATCGAGTCGAGGGCAGTTCCCCCGCGGAAAGACTGGAAAAACGCCGATACCCGGCCGCAGTGGTATATTCGTTCCGGTTCCCGCCCACGCATGGAGCGTTCGCTCCATGGAGAAACTGATGACGCAGTCCATACGAGAAATGGAGCCGTCGCAGCGGCCGCGAGAGAGGTTGTTCGAATTCGGTTCGCGTTCACTGTCGGACGCCGAACTGCTC
This genomic window contains:
- a CDS encoding sigma-70 family RNA polymerase sigma factor, with the protein product MDMAELETTVERCREGDEDAWSALVSTTLRPIYRLCASYAPSAAEAEELCQEVYFKLWENLHRYKPGSNFMAWAWRVAKNLIIDSYRRSRREREAAWLDSEIIDHLPGSEDPHEQTERRQRLRLIATSLRQIPEELATLILMRDFAGLSYNEISEATELPLGTVKSRLNRARLELATSVRRRTQIRVVPPGGQMVEGSA
- a CDS encoding NifU family protein; the protein is MTEIEWPTGSVEDRVAFAVEEVRPAVKADGGDVALRRIDGSTVTVSLMGACRGCAMAQSTLTDFVAERIKLYAPEITDVVAE
- a CDS encoding transcriptional repressor, encoding MKKGLRTRETKQRRVVYDTVKDTKSHPTADWIFEKVRRKLPKVSLGTVYRNLGVLKDEGLVRELYGNDRRARFDADMSSHAHFICMNCDQIIDVRGIKAIEWRTLKDLVGCEVEDQEILFGGRCPACRENGDGSR